The following are from one region of the Acomys russatus chromosome 32, mAcoRus1.1, whole genome shotgun sequence genome:
- the LOC127183890 gene encoding proline-rich protein 23A3-like produces MADPRIPSADDPAPCWAPQAPGPSPAKRRRLQEPAHPEALADLEAPGQPAADADADDDEELTSVVFLPAGSTLQLPRDDIDLLLEPDPISVLKVSLHGHTIILAPEGLQTAAHHGQPGFSPTSLQESFFRMRTLTS; encoded by the coding sequence ACCCTCGCATCCCCAGCGCCGACGACCCCGCGCCCTGCTGGGCACCGCAGGCACCAGGACCCAGCCCTGCCAAGCGCCGCCGCCTCCAGGAGCCCGCGCACCCTGAGGCCCTGGCCGACCTGGAAGCCCCAGGCCAGCCCGCCGCCGACGCCGACGCCGACGACGACGAAGAGCTCACCTCGGTGGTGTTCCTGCCCGCTGGTTCTACCCTGCAGCTTCCCCGGGATGACATCGACCTGCTGCTGGAGCCGGATCCCATCTCGGTCCTGAAAGTGTCGCTCCATGGACACACCATCATCCTAGCTCCCGAAGGCCTCCAGACCGCCGCCCATCATGGACAGCCTGGGTTCTCGCCCACCAGCCTGCAGGAATCCTTCTTTAGGATGAGGACTCTCACTTCCTGA